The sequence TTTCCCTCTTCACGACGGACGTTAGCACCCGCCGTGTGTCTCCCGTGATAACATTCTTCGGTATTCGGAGTTTGCATCGGTTTGGTAAGCCGGGATGGCCCCCTAGCCGAAACAGTGCTCTACCCCCGAAGATGAGTTCACGAGGCGCTACCTAAATAGCTTTCGGGGAGAACCAGCTATCTCCCGGTTTGATTGGCCTTTCACCCCCAGCCACAAGTCATCCGCTAATTTTTCAACATTAGTCGGTTCGGTCCTCCAGTTAGTGTTACCCAACCTTCAACCTGCCCATGGCTAGATCACCGGGTTTCGGGTCTATACCTTGCAACTATTCGCCCAGTTAAGACTCGGTTTCCCTACGGCTCCCCTATACGGTTAACCTTGCTACAAAATATAAGTCGCTGACCCATTATACAAAAGGTACGCAGTCACACCACGAAGGTGCTCCCACTGCTTGTACGTACACGGTTTCAGGTTCTATTTCACTCCCCTCGCCGGGGTTCTTTTCGCCTTTCCCTCACGGTACTGGTTCACTATCGGTCAGTCAGGAGTATTTAGCCTTGGAGGATGGTCCCCCCATATTCAGACAGGATGTCACGTGTCCCGCCCTACTCATCGAACTCACGACCTGTGCATTTTAGTGTACGGGGCTATCACCCTTTGCTGCGCGACTTTCCAGACGCTTCCACTAACACACAAGCCGATTCAGGTTCTGGGCTCCTCCCCGTTCGCTCGCCGCTACTGGGGGAATCTCGGTTGATTTCTTTTCCTCGGGGTACTTAGATGTTTCAGTTCCCCCGGTTCGCCTCATGCCACTATGTATTCATGACATGATAGTGTGTCGAAACACACTGGGTTTCCCCATTCGGGTATCGCCGGTTATAACGGTTCATATCACCTTACCGACGCTTTTCGCAGATTAGCACGCCCTTCATCGCCTCTGACTGCCTAGGCATCCACCGTGTACGCTTAGTCACTTAACCTCACAACCCGAAGATGTTTCCATCGTTCAAGTTGCAAACATTTGAGAGACTCTATGACAGGTTACTCTTCATTCCGGTACTTCTACGGAGGAATGAATTTCAGCCGTCATGTTTCAATTTTCAGCTTGTTCCAGATTGTTAAAGAGCAATATCTTAAACATGACTCGAAAGTCATCTTTAAGATATGGTGTATCGTCAGATACTGAAGACCGCCGCTTTCACCGGGTGGGTCGGAAGCTTGGCGTCCCCTAGGGGATTCGAACCCCTGTTACCGCCGTGAAAGGGCGGTGTCCTAGGCCTCTAGACGAAGGGGACACGACACCGTACTTTTATGACGCTTTTGCTCGTTACTTTTTCATCAGACAATCTGTGTGAGCACGCCACTCGAAGCAATATCTTTAGGTAAGGAGGTGATCCAACCGCAGGTTCCCCTACGGTTACCTTGTTACGACTTCACCCCAGTCATGAATCACAAAGTGGTAAGCGCCCTCCCGAAGGTTAAGCTACCTACTTCTTTTGCAACCCACTCCCATGGTGTGACGGGCGGTGTGTACAAGGCCCGGGAACGTATTCACCGTAGCATTCTGATCTACGATTACTAGCGATTCCGACTTCATGGAGTCGAGTTGCAGACTCCAATCCGGACTACGACGTACTTTATGAGGTCCGCTTGCTCTCGCGAGGTCGCTTCTCTTTGTATACGCCATTGTAGCACGTGTGTAGCCCTACTCGTAAGGGCCATGATGACTTGACGTCATCCCCACCTTCCTCCAGTTTATCACTGGCAGTCTCCTTTGAGTTCCCGGCCGAACCGCTGGCAACAAAGGATAAGGGTTGCGCTCGTTGCGGGACTTAACCCAACATTTCACAACACGAGCTGACGACAGCCATGCAGCACCTGTCTCAGAGTTCCCGAAGGCACCAATCCATCTCTGGAAAGTTCTCTGGATGTCAAGAGTAGGTAAGGTTCTTCGCGTTGCATCGAATTAAACCACATGCTCCACCGCTTGTGCGGGCCCCCGTCAATTCATTTGAGTTTTAACCTTGCGGCCGTACTCCCCAGGCGGTCGATTTAACGCGTTAGCTCCGGAAGCCACGCCTCAAGGGCACAACCTCCAAATCGACATCGTTTACAGCGTGGACTACCAGGGTATCTAATCCTGTTTGCTCCCCACGCTTTCGCACCTGAGCGTCAGTCTTCGTCCAGGGGGCCGCCTTCGCCACCGGTATTCCTCCAGATCTCTACGCATTTCACCGCTACACCTGGAATTCTACCCCCCTCTACGAGACTCTAGCTTGCCAGTTTCAAATGCAGTTCCCAGGTTGAGCCCGGGGATTTCACATCTGACTTAACAAACCGCCTGCGTGCGCTTTACGCCCAGTAATTCCGATTAACGCTTGCACCCTCCGTATTACCGCGGCTGCTGGCACGGAGTTAGCCGGTGCTTCTTCTGCGAGTAACGTCAATTGATGAACGTATTAAGCTCACCACCTTCCTCCTCGCTGAAAGTGCTTTACAACCCGAAGGCCTTCTTCACACACGCGGCATGGCTGCATCAGGCTTGCGCCCATTGTGCAATATTCCCCACTGCTGCCTCCCGTAGGAGTCTGGACCGTGTCTCAGTTCCAGTGTGGCTGGTCATCCTCTCAGACCAGCTAGGGATCGTCGCCTAGGTGAGCCATTACCCCACCTACTAGCTAATCCCATCTGGGCACATCTGATGGCAAGAGGCCCGAAGGTCCCCCTCTTTGGTCTTGCGACGTTATGCGGTATTAGCTACCGTTTCCAGTAGTTATCCCCCTCCATCAGGCAGTTTCCCAGACATTACTCACCCGTCCGCCGCTCGTCACCCAGGGAGCAAGCTCCCCTGTGCTACCGCTCGACTTGCATGTGTTAAGCCTGCCGCCAGCGTTCAATCTGAGCCATGATCAAACTCTTCAATTAAAAGCTTGATGTGCTTCCACTCGAGAAGCGATGCTCAAAGATTTACTGCATGAATTTTACTTCAGTTAGTCACTCTTCAAGACTTGATATTTTTTTGCATCCGAAGATGCTGGATATCGTCTTGTGGAGTGCCCACACAGATTGTCTGATAAATTGTTAAAGAGCAGTGAGTTAGGCGCTTTCGCTTGCTAACTCGAGGTGGCGTATATTACGCTTTCCTCTTTCAGAGTCAACCCTAATTTTCAGGATTTTTTCTCTTTCTTCCCGGCCGCTGTGTGAAGTGAATCACTTGCGCCGTGTCGATGGAGGCGCATTATAGGGATCCGAGTTTTTTGCACAACCCCTTTTTTGATCTTTTCTTTCTGTTTGCACACTTTTCAGCCCTTCCGTGTGGATCTTGTGCGATCAGGGCCATTTTCAGCAGGATCCGGCGCTGCCGTTGGTTGTAATTCCATCGCCAGGGTCTAGTATTGCCGGTAAATATGATCCCGACGTGAGGCAGCACTATGTCCGATGCAGTACGTTCTTATCTTCAATACACCCCCAAACTCGGTCAGCGTGTCTTGATCGATCCTTCCAGCGTCGTGATCGGCGACGTCGATCTGGCGGATGACGTCAGTATCTGGCCGCTGGTCGCTATCCGCGGTGACGTCAATGCGGTAAAGATCGGCGCGCGCAGCAATATTCAGGACGGCAGCGTACTGCATGTGACTCACCGTTCCGAACACAACCCAGACGGTTATCCCCTGCTGATTGGGGAAGACGTGACCGTGGGCCATAAAGCCATGCTGCACGGCTGCGCCATCGGCAACCGGGTGCTGGTCGGTATGGGATCGATCCTGTTGGACGGTGTAGTAGTAGAAGACGACGTAATGATTGGCGCTGGCAGTTTGGTGGCGCCGGGCAAACGGCTGGCCAGCGGCTATCTCTATATGGGGAGCCCGGCACGCCAGGTTCGGCCGTTGACCGCCGCCGAGTTGGAAGGATTGCTTTATTCTTCTAATAACTATGTGCGTTGGAAAGACGAATACCTGTCGGAAGACATCTGACGGCCACCCCGTTCCCTATATAGAGAACGGGGTGGGAATTATGTCGCCAGTTCGCTGCGCAGCTGGCGCAATACCGGCTCGATCTCTGGCATCACTCCGTGCCAAAGCAGGAAAGCATGCGCCGCCTGCCCCACCAGCATGCCCAGCCCATCGGCATATTCCGTTGCCCCTTGCTGCTGCGCCCAGGCCAGGAACGGCGTGACGCCCTGCTGATAGAACATGTCATAGCAACGGGTTTGCGCGTTGACTACGCCCGCGGGCAACGCCGGGATCTCCCCGCTGATGCCGGACGCCGTCGCGTTGATCACCAGATCGAACGCTTGCTGATTCAGTTGATCCATCGGCGCCGCCGAGATCTCTCCCAGATGCCGGAAAGCGTCGGCCAACTCCTCGGCGCGGCTGAAGGTGCGGTTGGTGATCGTGAGCCGGCAGCCGAAAGACAGCAGCGGCAGGATCACGCCGCGCGCCGCGCCGCCGGCCCCCACCAGCAAGATGCGATCCTGCGGCCGAATCAATTGCTGACGCTGCAGATCGGTCAGCAAACCGATGCCGTCGGTGTTGTCCCCCAGCAGACCGCCATTCGGCAATACCTTCAGGGTATTGACCGCGCCGGCCATCGCTGCGCGCTCGCTCAGCTCGGAAGCGGCCTCATAAGCGCGCTCTTTGAAAGGCACCGTGACGTTCGCCCCCAGCCCTCCGGCGTGGATAAACGCCTGCAGGCTGGTTTCAAAACCGTCCAACGGCGCCAACACCGCTCCATAAGGATGCTCAATGCCAGTCTGGGCAGCGAACAGCGCATGAATTCGCGGCGACTTGCTGTGACCAATAGGGTTGCCAAATACCGCAAACTTCTCCATGCCCATTACCTCTAGCCCTGACGGATCTGTTCGCCGGTCAGAGCATCTCTGATTTCGGAAGGATTAAGACGGCCACCCACCTCGCCGGCCAATACCGGGAAAGCAGTGCCGAATTGCCGCGCGACTTCATCCGCACTGCGGCACGGCTCCTGCCCACTGAGATTGGCACTGGTCGATACCAGCGGCTTGCCGTACTGCCGGCACAGTTGCTGCACCAACGGGTGATCGCTAACGCGCACCGCCAGCGAGCTGAAACGCCCGGTCAGCAAGCGCGGCGTCTCCGGCCGGGCAGGCAACACCCAGGTTACCGGCCCAGGCCAGCTGGCGAACATCGTCACGCGCTGCTGTTCGCTGAGCGCGCTGTCGTCGATATAGGGCTTAAGCTGCGTATAGTCGGCGGCGATCAGAATCAGCCCCTTTTCCCACGGCCGCTGTTTCAATGCCAGCAAAGCATTGACCGCCTGTTCGCTGTCGGGATCGCACCCTAGGCCGAATACCGCTTCGGTGGGATAGGCAATCACCTGCTGTTGATGCAAAGCATCGATGATAGATAAAAGGTTCGGGCTTAATTCTGAGTTCATGATGTGATTATTCTGTAGTCGCCACGGGTTTTCCGCACAGCTTGCTGGCACAGCACAGGACGGGGCCTTTTGCCGTACGTTTTTCCATCAGCAGCGGGTAATGGCAATAGGCACATTCACCGGCGACGGGTTTAACATTGAGGGCGAATTGGCATTCCGGATAACGATCGCAGGAATGAAAAACCTTGCCGTAGCGCGATTTACGCTGCAACAGCTTGCCCTGACCGCACTGCGGACAGGTAATGGCGGTTTCATCAGGCTTATCGATCACTTCAGTGTGATCGCACTGCGGATAATCGCTGCAACCGATAAACATGCCATAGCGCCCCTGGCGCAGCACCAACGTCGCCTGACACTTCGGGCACTGCTGCCCATCCAGCACCTTGACGACATGCCCGTCGGCCTGCGCTTTCAGCGGCCGAATATATTGGCATTCAGGGTACTGGGAACAGCCGAGGAAGGGGCCGTGGCGACCGCTACGGATCACCAGCTCGGCCCCGCATTCCGGACAGGGTTCATTTTGCCTGGCGGCAAAAATCGCGTTTTTTGTCATAACGTCTTCTATGCGCGTTATCGGCTCAATGCAGATAACCTTCGTTCACTTCAAACAACAGTTCTTCCATTTGCTGATAGGCGCTTTCATATCCGGGAATATTAAACAGCACCATCAACACGACCCATTTCAGATCTTCGAGATCGAATTCCGCATTATCCAAAGCCATAACGCGGTCGATAACCATTTCACGGGTTTCGAGGTTC comes from Serratia sarumanii and encodes:
- a CDS encoding gamma carbonic anhydrase family protein, which codes for MSDAVRSYLQYTPKLGQRVLIDPSSVVIGDVDLADDVSIWPLVAIRGDVNAVKIGARSNIQDGSVLHVTHRSEHNPDGYPLLIGEDVTVGHKAMLHGCAIGNRVLVGMGSILLDGVVVEDDVMIGAGSLVAPGKRLASGYLYMGSPARQVRPLTAAELEGLLYSSNNYVRWKDEYLSEDI
- the aroE gene encoding shikimate dehydrogenase encodes the protein MEKFAVFGNPIGHSKSPRIHALFAAQTGIEHPYGAVLAPLDGFETSLQAFIHAGGLGANVTVPFKERAYEAASELSERAAMAGAVNTLKVLPNGGLLGDNTDGIGLLTDLQRQQLIRPQDRILLVGAGGAARGVILPLLSFGCRLTITNRTFSRAEELADAFRHLGEISAAPMDQLNQQAFDLVINATASGISGEIPALPAGVVNAQTRCYDMFYQQGVTPFLAWAQQQGATEYADGLGMLVGQAAHAFLLWHGVMPEIEPVLRQLRSELAT
- the tsaC gene encoding L-threonylcarbamoyladenylate synthase type 1 TsaC, with amino-acid sequence MNSELSPNLLSIIDALHQQQVIAYPTEAVFGLGCDPDSEQAVNALLALKQRPWEKGLILIAADYTQLKPYIDDSALSEQQRVTMFASWPGPVTWVLPARPETPRLLTGRFSSLAVRVSDHPLVQQLCRQYGKPLVSTSANLSGQEPCRSADEVARQFGTAFPVLAGEVGGRLNPSEIRDALTGEQIRQG
- a CDS encoding type I DNA topoisomerase, giving the protein MTKNAIFAARQNEPCPECGAELVIRSGRHGPFLGCSQYPECQYIRPLKAQADGHVVKVLDGQQCPKCQATLVLRQGRYGMFIGCSDYPQCDHTEVIDKPDETAITCPQCGQGKLLQRKSRYGKVFHSCDRYPECQFALNVKPVAGECAYCHYPLLMEKRTAKGPVLCCASKLCGKPVATTE